Proteins from a single region of Stigmatella erecta:
- a CDS encoding carbohydrate binding domain-containing protein, which produces MVEEAAAPEATEVLQSEAPLESYGSRTLSIAGQPFTLTWEDDFGGDLNKGQPKSLLNSANWRKENLGVNYEQQAYTNRECVTHPNNWNYCVENGKLTLLARKEPLDCVVWQQCTATSQCGTNGTCAATGYCVYDQNRNGVFDHEECAPADGISNFPANGQQYTSGRIKSDEKVEFRYGYIEFRARMPFAELPAGATPPSGMWPAIWLLGANGAIANGTRDDSVGWPMNGEIDIMEYTQIKENKALYPSNEAMGFNALWREIPESGEMAAAPGGWQANACSDWPNGGDAKCDGDVGGARAQWPGKTIDYHQWHTWGFLWDEKGFKIYIDNMPYNGGTPVGTFTNGDSSTEFQQPMYLILNNAVGGELGCLGWSGRSCTSSAQCANGAACSGGKCQETPSSCINIDWAAHGDKAKLEVDYVRWFHRNSGYPQAARAACQDSDGNGTADNIIRNCGFNEDYTYHRSDLFFDGGQGLTDINNEGGSRGYVQWVRIDNSGWQPHSVQIRQEGFQLNAGTTYKWKVDVKSSVARTLPIKIAQPAAPYGVITTFNCNVGTGWTTCTGPNFTPQATGIYKFEITAGGNAAFNGSQIWVDDMYLGATTNACQPECTGKTCGSDGCGGVCGSCRSGTTCGSWGQCTASSGTCTPSCSGKTCGSDGCGGTCGTCSTGNTCNASGQCTPNTCTPQCSGKVCGSNGCGGTCGTCGSGTTCNTSGQCTPSTPSATRLEAESATLTGCFAEAGGDSGGKVVAFEGNDTICWSNVTLTGRTSATAHVGAPYNNGEAQLKFNGTVIGTLKLATATGGWSSPTLADISTGISASGTGTLCLAGVTHANGWIFSVDYLDLK; this is translated from the coding sequence GTGGTGGAGGAGGCTGCGGCCCCGGAAGCCACCGAGGTGCTCCAGAGCGAGGCACCGCTCGAGTCCTATGGCTCTCGGACGCTCTCCATTGCTGGTCAGCCCTTTACCCTCACGTGGGAGGATGACTTCGGTGGCGACCTGAACAAGGGCCAGCCCAAGTCCCTGCTCAACAGCGCCAACTGGCGCAAGGAGAACCTGGGCGTCAACTACGAGCAGCAGGCCTATACGAACCGGGAATGTGTCACCCATCCCAACAACTGGAACTACTGTGTGGAGAACGGCAAGCTGACGCTGCTTGCCCGCAAGGAGCCGCTGGACTGCGTGGTGTGGCAGCAATGTACCGCCACCAGCCAGTGCGGCACCAACGGCACCTGTGCCGCCACCGGCTACTGCGTCTACGACCAGAACCGCAACGGCGTGTTCGACCATGAGGAGTGCGCGCCCGCGGACGGCATCTCCAACTTCCCCGCGAACGGCCAGCAGTACACCTCGGGCCGCATCAAGAGCGACGAGAAGGTCGAGTTCCGCTACGGCTACATCGAGTTCCGCGCGCGCATGCCCTTCGCGGAGCTGCCCGCCGGGGCCACGCCGCCGAGCGGCATGTGGCCGGCCATCTGGCTGCTCGGCGCCAACGGCGCCATCGCCAACGGCACGCGCGACGACAGCGTCGGCTGGCCGATGAACGGCGAGATCGACATCATGGAGTACACGCAGATCAAGGAGAACAAGGCGCTCTACCCCTCCAACGAGGCCATGGGCTTCAACGCCCTGTGGCGTGAGATTCCCGAGTCGGGCGAGATGGCGGCGGCCCCCGGTGGCTGGCAGGCCAACGCGTGCAGCGACTGGCCCAACGGTGGCGATGCCAAGTGCGACGGGGACGTGGGCGGTGCGCGTGCCCAGTGGCCGGGCAAGACCATCGACTACCACCAGTGGCACACCTGGGGTTTCCTCTGGGACGAGAAGGGCTTCAAGATCTACATCGACAACATGCCGTACAACGGCGGCACGCCCGTGGGCACCTTCACCAACGGCGACAGCTCCACCGAGTTCCAGCAGCCGATGTACCTCATCCTGAACAACGCGGTGGGCGGTGAGCTCGGGTGCCTGGGCTGGTCCGGCCGCAGCTGCACCTCCAGCGCGCAGTGCGCCAACGGCGCCGCGTGCTCGGGTGGCAAGTGCCAGGAGACCCCCAGCTCGTGCATCAACATCGACTGGGCGGCCCACGGCGACAAGGCCAAGCTCGAGGTGGACTACGTGCGTTGGTTCCACCGCAACTCCGGCTACCCGCAGGCCGCCCGCGCCGCCTGCCAGGACAGCGATGGCAACGGCACGGCTGACAACATCATCCGCAACTGCGGCTTCAACGAGGACTACACCTACCACCGCAGCGACCTGTTCTTCGACGGCGGCCAGGGCCTCACCGACATCAACAACGAGGGCGGCTCGCGCGGCTACGTGCAGTGGGTGCGCATCGACAACAGCGGCTGGCAGCCGCACAGCGTGCAGATCCGCCAGGAGGGCTTCCAGCTCAACGCGGGCACCACCTACAAGTGGAAGGTGGACGTGAAGTCGAGCGTGGCCCGCACCCTGCCCATCAAGATCGCTCAGCCGGCGGCGCCCTACGGCGTCATCACCACCTTCAACTGCAACGTGGGCACCGGTTGGACGACGTGCACCGGCCCGAACTTCACCCCGCAGGCCACGGGCATCTACAAGTTCGAGATCACCGCGGGGGGCAACGCGGCCTTCAACGGCTCGCAGATCTGGGTGGATGACATGTACCTGGGCGCCACCACCAACGCCTGCCAGCCCGAGTGCACGGGCAAGACGTGCGGCAGCGACGGGTGCGGCGGCGTGTGCGGCTCGTGCCGCTCGGGCACCACCTGCGGCAGCTGGGGCCAGTGCACCGCCTCCTCCGGCACCTGCACCCCGTCCTGCTCCGGCAAGACGTGTGGCAGCGACGGCTGCGGCGGCACCTGCGGTACCTGCTCCACGGGCAACACCTGCAACGCGTCCGGCCAGTGCACCCCCAACACCTGCACCCCGCAGTGCTCCGGCAAGGTGTGCGGCAGCAACGGCTGCGGCGGCACCTGCGGCACCTGCGGCTCGGGCACCACGTGCAACACCTCCGGCCAGTGCACCCCGTCCACGCCCTCGGCCACGCGCCTGGAGGCGGAGAGCGCCACGCTGACCGGCTGCTTCGCCGAAGCGGGCGGTGACAGCGGTGGCAAGGTGGTTGCCTTCGAGGGCAACGACACCATCTGCTGGAGCAACGTCACCCTGACGGGCCGCACCTCGGCCACGGCGCACGTGGGCGCGCCCTACAACAACGGCGAGGCGCAGCTGAAGTTCAACGGCACCGTCATCGGCACGCTCAAGCTGGCCACGGCGACGGGCGGCTGGAGCAGCCCCACGCTGGCGGACATCTCCACCGGCATCTCCGCCAGCGGCACGGGCACGCTGTGCCTGGCGGGCGTTACCCACGCGAACGGCTGGATCTTCTCGGTCGACTACCTCGACCTGAAGTAG
- a CDS encoding metallophosphoesterase, with amino-acid sequence MTSRLLRLPDSGRLLVATDIQGNLGDFQRMVTLLERSPEDSILVFTGDMVHGPDPLTEAHWPDYLGTPYKDESPQVIQAFLQAQARFPGRVHCLMGNHEHAHVGGPRTAKFHADEAQVLEERMSPEEVKTLRRLIQELPLVAAAPNGVVLLHAAPSAPLKSLAQLENVKLDGYFGWGIEEFFRETVLGPMLWSRMATAEQARAFLATLGGRIAIYGHDVVREGYERMGLEQLCVSTSFALLDEHKTYVQLDLGTVYPDVQMLREGIELRRLYG; translated from the coding sequence GTGACTTCCCGCCTCCTCAGGCTTCCGGATTCCGGCCGGCTCCTGGTCGCCACCGACATCCAGGGCAACCTGGGGGACTTTCAGCGCATGGTCACGCTGCTGGAGCGCTCGCCCGAGGACAGCATCCTCGTGTTCACCGGCGACATGGTGCACGGGCCGGACCCGCTCACCGAAGCGCACTGGCCGGACTACCTGGGCACCCCCTACAAGGACGAGTCCCCCCAGGTCATCCAGGCCTTCCTCCAGGCCCAGGCCCGCTTCCCGGGGCGCGTTCACTGCCTCATGGGCAACCACGAGCACGCCCACGTGGGGGGCCCGCGCACCGCGAAGTTCCACGCGGACGAGGCCCAGGTGCTGGAGGAGCGCATGAGCCCGGAGGAGGTGAAGACGCTTCGCCGCCTCATCCAGGAGCTGCCCCTGGTGGCCGCGGCCCCCAACGGCGTCGTCCTGCTGCACGCGGCGCCCTCGGCGCCCTTGAAGAGCCTGGCCCAGCTGGAGAACGTGAAGCTCGATGGCTACTTCGGCTGGGGCATCGAGGAGTTCTTCCGCGAGACGGTGCTGGGCCCCATGCTCTGGAGCCGCATGGCCACCGCGGAGCAGGCCCGCGCGTTCCTGGCCACGCTGGGCGGCCGCATCGCCATCTACGGCCACGACGTGGTGCGCGAGGGCTACGAGCGCATGGGCCTGGAGCAGCTGTGCGTCTCCACCAGCTTCGCGCTCCTGGACGAGCACAAGACGTACGTGCAGCTGGACCTGGGCACCGTCTACCCGGACGTCCAGATGCTGCGCGAGGGCATCGAGCTGCGGCGGCTGTACGGCTGA
- a CDS encoding DUF4388 domain-containing protein has product MEHFKGSLSHYPMDVTVPALLARKVEGTLRVERGAVARYFLFRDGYVVGESSNVPAEHLAQVLVDLDILDAPRAALAYEAAELARLPYGAFLVRQQFVELSRLQEALEHKAREAFFDCYNWDSGEVEFTLQMPSLEQAVELKLSLASLHRDALERLREWKVFREIFTGMDTTFRVFHEYALGSFSDEESSLLSRAEGGATLAELLASGAEPRIFVARRLLHLYRRGAISPHQARHSQIGEAADVPEMLSVARRFMEIGKYEHALEVAAQVLERGPVQEAHALYRAAEVSLTLASCDELFALDGRLHFEPLPRPLPASLTADDLYLYSKLRGTGTIRQALRTAAMGEAAASRSMHRLLAMGLLRIAPPMDDLGPQRKTDPYGFLPTLEV; this is encoded by the coding sequence ATGGAGCACTTCAAGGGGAGCTTGAGCCACTACCCGATGGACGTCACGGTGCCGGCCCTCCTGGCTCGGAAGGTCGAAGGCACCCTGCGCGTGGAGCGTGGCGCGGTGGCCCGGTATTTCCTCTTCCGCGACGGCTACGTGGTGGGCGAGAGCTCCAACGTGCCCGCCGAGCACCTGGCGCAGGTGCTGGTGGACCTGGACATCCTGGATGCGCCCCGGGCGGCGCTGGCGTACGAGGCGGCGGAGCTGGCGCGGCTGCCCTACGGGGCGTTCCTGGTGCGCCAGCAGTTCGTGGAGCTGTCCCGGCTCCAGGAGGCGCTGGAGCACAAGGCGCGCGAGGCCTTCTTCGACTGCTACAACTGGGACTCGGGCGAGGTGGAGTTCACCCTGCAGATGCCCTCCCTGGAGCAGGCGGTGGAGCTGAAGCTGTCCCTCGCGAGCCTGCACCGGGACGCGCTGGAGCGGCTGCGCGAGTGGAAGGTGTTCCGGGAGATCTTCACCGGCATGGACACCACCTTCCGCGTCTTCCACGAGTACGCGCTGGGCAGCTTCTCCGACGAGGAGTCCTCGCTGCTGAGCCGCGCGGAGGGCGGCGCCACGCTGGCGGAGCTGCTCGCCTCGGGCGCCGAGCCGCGCATCTTCGTGGCGCGGCGGCTCTTGCACCTGTACCGGCGCGGGGCCATCTCGCCGCACCAGGCCCGGCACTCGCAGATCGGCGAGGCCGCGGACGTGCCGGAGATGCTCTCCGTGGCCCGGCGGTTCATGGAGATCGGCAAGTACGAGCATGCGCTGGAAGTGGCCGCGCAGGTGCTGGAGCGAGGCCCCGTCCAGGAGGCGCACGCGCTGTACCGCGCGGCGGAGGTCTCCCTGACGCTGGCCTCGTGTGACGAGCTGTTCGCGCTGGACGGGCGGCTGCACTTCGAGCCCCTGCCCCGCCCGCTGCCGGCCTCGCTCACCGCGGACGATTTGTACCTGTACTCCAAGCTCCGGGGCACCGGCACCATCCGCCAGGCCTTGCGGACCGCGGCCATGGGGGAAGCGGCCGCCTCCCGGTCCATGCACCGGCTGCTGGCCATGGGGCTGCTGCGCATCGCCCCCCCGATGGATGACCTGGGGCCGCAGCGCAAGACGGACCCCTATGGCTTCCTGCCCACGCTGGAGGTCTGA
- the trpS gene encoding tryptophan--tRNA ligase — protein sequence MRILSGVQSSGRLHIGNYYGAIRQFIQLQGEGEALYFIADLHALTTVRDPAKAREFTREAALAYLSLGLDPSRAILFRQSDVREVTELYWILGTVVPHANLERAHSYKDKTAKGISADFGLFAYPVLMAADILLYSADAVPVGKDQVQHIEFARDWAVKFNLTYVPGYDPADPEGKEKGHAPGILKLPEARLQENTATVMGVDGQKMSKSYNNTIDLFGDEKEIKKRFMGIKSDSTPVEAPKPTEGNAIYDLMKVMLPPSEFAAADATWRAGGKGYGEYKKLLLEAFHATFGPARQRREELLKDPAELERILQDGARRARDKAAPLMDQVRRAVGIS from the coding sequence ATGCGGATTCTCTCCGGCGTTCAATCCTCGGGACGGCTGCACATCGGCAACTACTACGGCGCCATCCGGCAGTTCATCCAGCTGCAGGGCGAGGGCGAGGCGCTCTACTTCATCGCCGACCTGCACGCGCTCACCACGGTGAGGGATCCGGCCAAGGCGCGGGAATTCACCCGCGAGGCGGCGCTCGCGTACCTGTCGCTGGGGTTGGACCCCAGCCGGGCCATCCTCTTCCGGCAGAGCGATGTGCGCGAGGTGACGGAGCTGTACTGGATTCTGGGCACCGTGGTGCCGCACGCCAACCTGGAGCGGGCCCACAGCTACAAGGACAAGACGGCCAAGGGCATCAGCGCGGACTTCGGCCTCTTCGCCTACCCGGTGCTGATGGCCGCCGACATCCTGCTGTACAGCGCGGACGCGGTGCCCGTGGGCAAGGACCAGGTGCAGCACATCGAGTTCGCGCGCGACTGGGCGGTGAAGTTCAACCTCACCTACGTGCCGGGGTACGATCCCGCCGACCCCGAGGGCAAGGAGAAGGGCCACGCGCCCGGCATCCTCAAGCTGCCCGAGGCCCGGCTCCAGGAGAACACCGCCACGGTGATGGGCGTCGACGGGCAGAAGATGTCCAAGTCCTACAACAACACCATCGATCTGTTCGGGGACGAGAAGGAGATCAAGAAGCGCTTCATGGGCATCAAGTCCGACTCCACCCCGGTGGAGGCCCCCAAGCCCACCGAGGGCAACGCCATCTACGACTTGATGAAGGTGATGCTGCCGCCCTCCGAGTTCGCCGCGGCGGATGCCACCTGGCGCGCCGGCGGCAAGGGCTATGGGGAGTACAAGAAGCTGCTCCTGGAGGCCTTCCACGCCACCTTCGGCCCCGCGCGCCAGCGCCGCGAGGAGCTGCTCAAGGACCCGGCCGAGCTGGAGCGCATCCTCCAGGATGGCGCCCGGCGGGCCCGCGACAAGGCCGCCCCCCTGATGGACCAGGTCCGCCGCGCGGTGGGTATCTCCTGA
- a CDS encoding segregation and condensation protein A, with translation MTDERREPPEEGSGDTEVPRSPGDAFRIALPNFEGPLDLLLHLIREHRLDIFDIPIALIVEKYLEYLERMRELNLDIAGEFLVMASTLAHLKSRMLLPRQEAAPLEASEAAVEEANDPRAELVRRLLEYQKYKDAAEQLARQDLLGRDVYTRNVPVEAVPIPEEEVGLQEFSVLKLIEALDRVLERLVPKVQHEVVLERVSLSDALLKVAERVRAEGQVVFLSLFTEASTRQEVVVTFLAILEMVKRRLIRVVQEEPLKDIILTANGDALERLVPTEVDESDYR, from the coding sequence GTGACCGATGAGCGCCGGGAGCCGCCCGAAGAGGGCTCCGGCGACACCGAGGTGCCCCGCTCGCCCGGGGACGCCTTCCGGATTGCCCTGCCCAATTTCGAGGGTCCGCTGGACCTGCTGCTCCACCTCATCCGGGAGCACCGCCTCGACATCTTCGACATCCCCATCGCGCTGATTGTCGAGAAGTACCTAGAATACCTGGAGCGGATGCGGGAGCTGAACCTGGACATCGCCGGGGAGTTCCTGGTGATGGCCTCCACCCTGGCGCACCTCAAGAGCCGCATGCTCCTGCCGCGCCAGGAGGCCGCCCCCCTGGAGGCCTCCGAGGCGGCCGTGGAGGAGGCGAACGATCCGCGCGCCGAGTTGGTGCGCCGGTTGTTGGAGTACCAAAAATACAAGGACGCGGCGGAGCAGCTCGCCCGGCAGGACCTGCTGGGCCGGGACGTGTACACGCGCAACGTGCCGGTGGAGGCGGTGCCCATCCCCGAGGAGGAGGTGGGGCTGCAGGAGTTCTCGGTCCTCAAGCTCATCGAGGCGCTGGACCGGGTGCTCGAACGGCTGGTCCCCAAGGTGCAGCACGAGGTGGTGCTGGAGCGGGTGAGCCTCTCGGACGCGCTCCTGAAGGTGGCCGAGCGGGTGCGCGCCGAGGGGCAGGTGGTGTTCCTGAGCCTGTTCACCGAGGCCAGCACGCGGCAGGAAGTCGTTGTGACGTTCCTCGCGATCCTGGAGATGGTAAAGCGGCGCCTCATCCGCGTGGTTCAAGAGGAACCGTTGAAGGACATCATCCTGACCGCCAACGGTGACGCCCTGGAGCGTCTGGTCCCCACGGAGGTGGACGAGAGTGACTACCGGTAG
- the scpB gene encoding SMC-Scp complex subunit ScpB — protein MTTGRKTDKGTPAGPPAGTPGGPGPFSEDEIASVTGPGGESDLDEVEAIAIEEDAGPDLETSFEKLVQKSRRLSEDRIRTVLQSVLFVADKPLTVDQLFESTGIDRELIAKALNQISGIHRDGVNGIVLHEVADGWQFRTDPHSAEYVRRYLRVKPQRLTRAAVETLAIIAYRQPVTRPEVEDIRGVDCGAVIKALMDRKLVKILGKKEEVGRPILYGTTREFLEFFALKDLASLPTLREFHELTQEHREIVEKEAAPVPGAAGTVEALSDPGFQKRLDKNAAASEAALDKLEEAIAAAEKTQKATSGLLTNTPPAPPEAGSPGPKPE, from the coding sequence GTGACTACCGGTAGGAAGACGGACAAGGGAACGCCTGCTGGCCCGCCCGCTGGGACGCCTGGGGGCCCGGGGCCCTTCTCCGAGGACGAGATCGCCTCCGTCACCGGGCCCGGGGGCGAGAGCGACCTGGACGAGGTGGAGGCCATCGCCATCGAGGAGGACGCCGGGCCGGACCTGGAGACGTCCTTCGAGAAGCTCGTCCAGAAGAGCCGCCGGCTGTCCGAGGACCGCATCCGCACGGTGCTCCAGAGCGTGCTGTTCGTGGCCGACAAGCCGCTCACGGTGGACCAGCTCTTCGAGAGCACCGGCATCGACCGGGAGCTCATCGCCAAGGCGCTCAACCAGATCTCCGGCATCCACCGGGACGGGGTGAACGGCATCGTCCTGCACGAGGTGGCCGACGGGTGGCAGTTCCGCACGGACCCGCATTCGGCGGAATACGTGCGGCGCTACCTGCGGGTGAAGCCGCAGCGGCTCACCCGGGCCGCCGTGGAGACGCTGGCCATCATCGCCTACCGGCAGCCCGTCACCCGGCCCGAGGTGGAAGACATCCGGGGCGTGGATTGCGGAGCGGTCATCAAGGCGTTGATGGACCGGAAGCTGGTAAAGATTCTCGGGAAGAAGGAAGAGGTGGGACGGCCCATCCTCTATGGCACCACGCGCGAATTCCTGGAGTTCTTCGCGCTCAAGGACCTGGCCTCCCTGCCCACGCTCCGGGAATTCCACGAGCTGACGCAGGAGCACCGGGAAATCGTCGAGAAGGAAGCCGCGCCGGTGCCCGGGGCCGCCGGCACGGTGGAAGCCCTGTCGGACCCAGGCTTTCAGAAGCGCCTGGACAAGAACGCAGCGGCGTCAGAGGCCGCGCTGGACAAGCTGGAAGAGGCCATCGCGGCCGCCGAGAAGACGCAGAAGGCCACCAGCGGCCTGTTGACGAACACGCCCCCGGCACCTCCCGAAGCGGGGAGCCCGGGGCCCAAGCCCGAATAA
- a CDS encoding pseudouridine synthase has translation MAERLQKYLARAGVASRRHAEELITAGRVMVNNQKVTELGSRVEPGTDLVSVDGELVSLPETSSYYLLYKPAGVVTTLSDPQGRPTVANYVESTGKRLFPVGRLDYDAEGALLFTDDGALAHKLTHPSFQVPRTYLAKVKGVPDRATLEKLRGGVRLEDGMATPLSVDLFEQAERNTWLKIVVAEGRPHLIKRLCAAVGHPVVRLFRPAYAGVGVSGVRPGELRALSATEVRLLQDVAEARTAPPEGELNLPPRRHGRAAPGFEADDDDEGFEVGDGSPASAKPAPARSASAKRAERKPAGKPARKEEGGSRLVRFDRNRPAAPDEEGDSDRPRRSEWKKEEGSARPERKSYAPRAEGAGRPERKSWAPRGESAGRPERKSYAPRGEGSERPERKSWAPRGEGAGRPERKPYAPRGEGSERPERKEWKPRAEGAGRPERKAWAPRGESAGRPERKPYAPRGEGSERPERKSWAPRGEGAGRPERKSYAPRGEGSERPERKSWAPRGEGAGRPERKPYTPRGEGSERPERREWKPRGESSERPERKPYAPRGEGAGRPERKSWAPRGESAGRPERKPYAPRGEGSERPERREWKPRGEGSERPRSPRFGGAAGADRPARRAPRAEGGEGGGKGFTDWNKNKKRGTETSWDSRRPSPAGSRGPRKPPGPRRPR, from the coding sequence ATGGCTGAACGATTGCAGAAGTACCTGGCCCGCGCGGGAGTCGCTTCGCGCCGGCACGCCGAAGAGCTCATCACCGCGGGCCGGGTGATGGTGAACAACCAGAAGGTGACCGAGCTGGGCAGCCGGGTGGAGCCCGGCACGGACCTGGTCAGCGTGGATGGCGAGCTGGTGTCGCTGCCCGAAACCTCTTCCTACTACCTGCTGTACAAGCCGGCCGGCGTCGTGACGACGCTGTCGGACCCCCAGGGCCGCCCCACGGTGGCCAACTACGTGGAGTCCACCGGCAAGCGGCTCTTCCCCGTGGGCCGCCTGGACTATGACGCCGAGGGCGCGCTGCTCTTCACGGACGACGGGGCGCTGGCGCACAAGCTCACGCACCCCAGCTTCCAGGTGCCGCGCACGTACCTGGCCAAGGTGAAGGGCGTGCCGGACCGGGCCACGCTGGAGAAGCTGCGCGGCGGCGTGCGGCTCGAGGACGGCATGGCCACCCCCCTGTCGGTGGACCTGTTCGAGCAGGCCGAGCGCAACACGTGGCTCAAGATTGTCGTCGCCGAGGGGCGGCCCCACCTCATCAAGCGGCTGTGCGCCGCGGTGGGACACCCCGTGGTGCGCCTGTTCCGGCCGGCCTACGCCGGGGTGGGCGTGAGTGGCGTGCGCCCCGGTGAGCTGCGCGCGCTGTCCGCCACCGAGGTGCGCCTGTTGCAGGACGTGGCCGAGGCGCGCACGGCGCCCCCCGAGGGTGAGCTGAACCTGCCGCCCCGGCGGCACGGACGCGCGGCCCCCGGCTTCGAGGCGGACGACGACGACGAGGGGTTCGAGGTGGGGGATGGGAGCCCGGCCAGCGCGAAGCCGGCGCCTGCCCGATCCGCCTCCGCGAAGCGTGCGGAGCGCAAACCGGCCGGGAAGCCAGCTCGCAAGGAGGAGGGGGGCTCCCGCCTCGTGCGCTTCGACCGGAACCGGCCCGCGGCCCCGGACGAAGAAGGGGACAGCGATCGTCCCCGCCGCTCGGAGTGGAAGAAAGAGGAGGGCAGCGCCCGTCCGGAGCGCAAGTCCTACGCGCCTCGCGCGGAAGGCGCGGGCCGCCCCGAGCGCAAGTCCTGGGCGCCCCGGGGCGAAAGCGCTGGCCGTCCGGAGCGCAAGTCCTACGCGCCTCGCGGTGAGGGCTCCGAGCGTCCCGAGAGGAAGTCCTGGGCTCCCCGGGGTGAAGGCGCGGGCCGTCCCGAGCGCAAGCCCTACGCACCTCGCGGAGAAGGCTCCGAGCGTCCCGAGCGCAAGGAATGGAAGCCTCGCGCGGAAGGCGCGGGCCGCCCCGAGCGCAAGGCTTGGGCACCCCGGGGCGAAAGCGCGGGCCGCCCCGAGCGCAAGCCTTACGCGCCTCGCGGCGAGGGCTCCGAGCGTCCCGAGCGCAAGTCCTGGGCACCCCGGGGTGAAGGCGCGGGCCGTCCCGAGCGCAAGTCCTACGCGCCTCGCGGCGAGGGCTCCGAGCGTCCCGAGAGGAAGTCCTGGGCTCCCCGGGGTGAAGGCGCGGGCCGTCCCGAGCGCAAGCCCTACACGCCTCGCGGTGAGGGCTCCGAGCGTCCCGAGCGCCGGGAGTGGAAGCCTCGGGGTGAGAGTTCCGAGCGTCCCGAGCGCAAGCCCTACGCGCCTCGCGGCGAAGGCGCGGGCCGTCCCGAGCGCAAGTCCTGGGCGCCCCGGGGCGAAAGCGCGGGCCGTCCCGAGCGCAAGCCCTACGCGCCTCGCGGCGAAGGCTCCGAGCGTCCCGAGCGCCGGGAATGGAAGCCCCGCGGTGAGGGCTCGGAACGCCCGCGCTCGCCCCGTTTCGGCGGTGCCGCGGGCGCGGACCGTCCTGCCCGCCGGGCCCCCCGCGCCGAAGGCGGCGAGGGAGGCGGCAAGGGGTTCACCGACTGGAACAAGAACAAGAAGCGGGGGACGGAGACCTCCTGGGATTCCCGCCGCCCCAGTCCGGCTGGAAGCCGGGGGCCTCGCAAGCCCCCGGGCCCCCGCCGCCCCCGCTGA